Proteins encoded together in one Canis lupus familiaris isolate Mischka breed German Shepherd chromosome 25, alternate assembly UU_Cfam_GSD_1.0, whole genome shotgun sequence window:
- the SFTPC gene encoding pulmonary surfactant-associated protein C isoform X1 — protein sequence MRGEGACSKMDVGSKEVLIESPPDYSAAPRGRLGIPCFPSSLKRLLIIVVVIVLVVVVIVGALLMGLHMSQKHTEMVLEMSMGGPEAQQRLALQERVGTTATFSIGSTGIVVYDYQRLLIAYKPAPGTCCYIMKMTPENIPSLEALTRKFQDFQVKPAVSTSKLGQEEGHDAGSASPGDPLDFLGTTVSTLCGEVPLFYI from the exons ATGAGAGGGGAAGGTGCCTGCAGCAAGATGGATGTGGGCAGCAAGGAGGTCTTGATCGAGAGCCCGCCG GACTACTCAGCAGCTCCCCGGGGCCGGTTGGGCATCCCCTGCTTCCCTTCGTCCCTCAAACGCCTGCTCATCATCGTAGTAGTGATAGTCCTTGTGGTCGTGGTGATTGTCGGCGCTCTGCTAATGGGTCTTCACATGAGCCAGAAACACACTGAGATG GTCCTAGAGATGAGCATGGGGGGGCCAGAAGCCCAGCAGCGCCTGGCCCTGCAGGAGCGTGTGGGCACCACTGCCACCTTCTCCATTGGCTCCACTGGCATCGTAGTGTATGACTACCAGCGG CTCCTGATTGCCTATAAGCCAGCCCCGGGAACCTGTTGCTACATCATGAAGATGACTCCAGAGAACATCCCAAGTCTTGAGGCTCTCACTAGAAAGTTTCAGGACTTCCAG GTCAAGCCAGCCGTGTCTACCTCTAAGCTGGGACAGGAGGAGGGCCATGATGCTGGCTCAGCATCCCCTGGGGATCCTCTGGACTTCCTGGGCACCACAGTGAGCACCCTGTGTGGTGAGGTGCCCCTCTTCTAcatctag
- the SFTPC gene encoding pulmonary surfactant-associated protein C isoform X2 has translation MRGEGACSKMDVGSKEVLIESPPVLEMSMGGPEAQQRLALQERVGTTATFSIGSTGIVVYDYQRLLIAYKPAPGTCCYIMKMTPENIPSLEALTRKFQDFQVKPAVSTSKLGQEEGHDAGSASPGDPLDFLGTTVSTLCGEVPLFYI, from the exons ATGAGAGGGGAAGGTGCCTGCAGCAAGATGGATGTGGGCAGCAAGGAGGTCTTGATCGAGAGCCCGCCG GTCCTAGAGATGAGCATGGGGGGGCCAGAAGCCCAGCAGCGCCTGGCCCTGCAGGAGCGTGTGGGCACCACTGCCACCTTCTCCATTGGCTCCACTGGCATCGTAGTGTATGACTACCAGCGG CTCCTGATTGCCTATAAGCCAGCCCCGGGAACCTGTTGCTACATCATGAAGATGACTCCAGAGAACATCCCAAGTCTTGAGGCTCTCACTAGAAAGTTTCAGGACTTCCAG GTCAAGCCAGCCGTGTCTACCTCTAAGCTGGGACAGGAGGAGGGCCATGATGCTGGCTCAGCATCCCCTGGGGATCCTCTGGACTTCCTGGGCACCACAGTGAGCACCCTGTGTGGTGAGGTGCCCCTCTTCTAcatctag